The window ccaggcagtccaacagaggttgaatggtgcataaaaGCTAAGAAACTAGCTACAACCACATCTAATCTAGACATCCATTCTGGTTCCCCAGATCGCTGCAGGACATTTAccaccctgtaacatttcagccaagGACATTGATATGCGCCGTTAACTAGATGTACTGACCGATCTCCTCTGGAAGGTGCTGCAGCAGATTCTCCCCCAAACCCAGATGAGTCAGGCTGATGAGGTGGCCGATGCCTCTGGGTAACGTAGTCAGCTGATTATTTGTCAACACCAGTTTCTGAAGGGAAAGAGGAGAAAATCTTTACAGCcaccagaaaaaatgtagaagcagTTGAATTTCTGCACACAAACAAATTTTTGAAGCACCTTTACATCCAAACAacagttattaaaaaaaaaacatgtctctATTAAAATCCCTACGATACCAGGATTCCGCCTAAGAAGACGACTATTTTATACACCAACAAGACGACTGAACACCTCTGACGTCTTTCTTCTTCACTACGTTGCGGTCACTTCAGTACAAGTCACAGCATTATTAGCTCCAGCAAGGGCTTATCACCCACAGTAGTtcactttcatctgtttatgcttGTGATTGTTTGTGGTACACAAAGAAGCTCAATATGGTGGCAGTGCAGAGAGAAACACCAGCATGCTGGCGTAAGTGTTTGCAGCAGCAAAGGTCATCACGTAGGCCACAAGGTAGGCTCTGCATTCATCTGATGCAGCACAATAAAAGTCgacttagcaacaacatttttgCATTGCGAGACTGAATGAAAACGGGTATAGACGAAGTTTTGGCTGTTTCCTGTTGAAGCATGCAAACATCCATCAGACTGAAGCTTCATGAGGAAACATAAAAATCTCTGAACATTGATGAATTTTAAAAGTTGATTCAATGTGTGGATCTGTCGGAGATAGGCTGATGTTGGTTTGATGCACCAGGGCTCTAAGATTCGGACTGTGTGCATGCGGATAACAGATCAATGATTATCCATTACACCCCTAGCAGTCATAATTGTTCCTCTGGGTGCCTTTATTCAGGATTATACAATCATTTTagatgcctcactttttttatttttcaagcaATGTTATCAAATGTGTCCCACATTTATTCTACAACAAGCCTCCATGTCCAGGCAGCCATAAAGACCATCAACGGGGACGAGAAGATAAGTCCCGCAACTCTGATGATGTAACCCCCACGGGGCTCTGAATCCAACACGCTAAACATCTGGAAAAGCTACAGCTGCATTCAAAAGAAAATTTTGCAATTATAAATTACACAGTGATGGGATATTTTTATTAGGACTATTATGTGTGTGGTTTAGATACAAATAACCACAACAATAGAACACAGCGAGTTGTGCTGAATGTGAAGGGTCTAACTTAACTGCATGCCAAAGCATTTTCCATCCCTCCAACTGTGGAGACCAACTGTGATGATTATCTAACGAGTAGACAACATGTCCAGTAATCTGCTCCTTAATACTAGAAGAAACTgtatcagggtttttcctggctcaaactgaggcagaggtggtaccatacggaccgtgcgccagcacatgcgtactcggtgcattcaactgcctcacttttttaaaggcaaaatattttttcgttaagtgttctaatctaagcttctgttgattaattgaatattccatttgacaacgtttcaagtgaaacaaaactggtttgctgctaaaattattaaataaaacaacaaattaatcaggctgaaacaacagattcttattataaaaggctcaataatatgcattagattggtgtttagttccctttttcccatctgatatttatagttaaaaatatttttatatatttgatcTACATTtctgtaacattttaggtttgtattaataacactcaaatatatccagtaaattacaaagcatttcattaacatgcatttgtattggaaatgctaACAACATTGAATTTCTGCTgccaacaatgtaatggtggcatgtctattatgtacgggttggcaataatccaatttaaattatgttcaaagattgaAGCGAATTATATACTACACCGGCTTGTCGTACTTCCTGCGAATGGGATTtgcatctgcagcggttctgatccgtacagcaggatgcagaataaacaggacagtggggacttttcatccacttgtagagtttagtcttttttagttttaccatcatttatttttctgtgcaccacttgatcgtgagactgctacctgttagctttagcattagccaatctgcgtgcagctttacttttgatcccaaactttggaccagttctgcctttgtgcctttgctggttcctttattttcctccactgcatccagaataccacactgtgcaccagtaaaaagcatttttcttacacgtaacttacttttgtttaaTAAAGTTCTCGGGAAAatggtaattcaaagatgttgcaccagtgctacgttaaaaatagacagacactcacagacagtttttattttttgtcgcactgtacagccctgctctgatatggaagagcccgggggaaaatcaggacgtcaatagcaccaaccgtGGATATGTAACAACTAGTGAGAAAAGCCATTTTTGATCtttgtctgcagcggttttagtgcttttcggtgcaccgctgctgatacagcgcccctgtagtggtgcaacgctgcaactgcagttaaaataacatccatatagctggggtcggagtgaaatcaggctggggcggcacaaaaatagctaGAGGCGGCCGCTAcacaaatttgaacgcaggaaaaccCCTGTGTATATAGTGAAAGGTAAGACTTCATAGCTGAGTTTATCTTTCAAATGTATAAACCTGTATTTTTATCATGAGTCTAAAAATGTATGTAAATCTTGACATCTGGTTTCAAAAGAAGAAATAAACCAAAATGCATTAAGAGCAAATCCCCATCTCTTTCTGTTTTAAAACAATGAGATGAAAAGATTACCTGTAAATCTTTCAGGTAAGCGATTTCGTTCGGTAGACATTCCAGCTTGTTTTCCTCAAGGTCAAGCTCTCGTAGCTTTTTCAGATTCCCAATACCTTGTGGTAACTTCTTGAGGAGGTTATTGGACAATATTAACACCtggaaaacaaaattaaaaataaacaaaaagtgaGTCTGGAGTAGGACTGTACAATATAGaacaaaacatatatatatataaaaaacattCATATTGACCTATAGACAATTGACGTCACAGGAAGGAACTGTGGGTCACTTTGGCTTTCCATACATTCAAACACATTTATTAGGAACGCTGCAATTTTCCAAGCATGTAGGTAGGGCAAAAGACATGTCTTGCTTTAGTTAGTAAACAAAGGCGGCCATgaacagtgttgcttttggaaacTTCTGATATGAAGGACGCTGCTTCCTACCCTCTCTCTAAGTGAGGCTCTATAAAGAGCTGTTTTGCTCATAACCGATACATCGCTAGTGCTGAGAGTCGGCCACAGCCCTGCGACAGCGcaaaaaacaggaaaataaacatTGTGCAGCTCTGTCAGTTGAACAATTGGCCTCAGCTCCCATCACAAATTTAGCAAAGAACTTCTAATGACCAAATTATTCTTTTGGGACAATTTCCTCTGCCTCTCCATGCTGCTTCTTTTTTAAGTCACGTGCTGTCTGTTTAGGTCTGAGAAGGGAGGGCTTGGTGACGGAACGGGCCTGGATCTGTGTTGTTGATTGGATGGGAGTCTAGTATTATACTACttgataggttataatgaaaaaagaaaagaaactttTTTTAATCTAAGTTTTTTAAATCGACCCATTTTTTCctatcgcaccacatgtctatGGATAGATATATATCATTACTGAATTATCGACCAGCCCTAGCCTGGAAACACATGAAGCTCACATGCTTGTTAACAGAAATAAGAAATAGTAACGCATCCTGCAAAAAAACTTAAGTTGATGTTAAACAAAATCACCCGAATGGGAGACTATTTCTAATCATTGCAAGTAAACCGCAGATTTATTTAGCGACAGACCGGTTCACAACACAAAACAAAAGACTTAACTGTGTCCTACAGGAACTGGTCCAACAAGTGCTGCTGTGGATTGTGCAATCTAAAAATATGCCAACCAAAACTCGGTGCACAACTGTGCACGCCAGACTCACCTCTATAGCGATAAGACCACTGACATCTTCTGGAATCTTAGTCAACTGATTAGTAGCCAGGTTAAGCTCAACCATGCTAGTCCATGTGCCAAAATCCAATGGCAGAGACGTTAACTGGTTGTCCTGAAAGATAGAATTGGGTTTTCAAAATTAAAATAAACTTCACAGGACAACGTAAACAGCCGATAGGAGGGAAAGGAAAAATCAGACCACTTCACTAAAGTAATAACAATAAACACGCTTTTTACATAGTGTCTATTTTTAAAGGATGGAAGAAAACTACCGGTAAACGGGTcactcatccatacatccatccaaacATACACTAAATGAACAAACTTTAAAGGAACCAATGGTTTTTGCACAAGCTAGAACACTAACATGGCTTAAACACACATATTAGCTTCGTCAGCTTTTACAAAAGGTTCAAAATGCAACAGATAGATGTTTACTTGAGAATATGCTGCCCATATAACATTTTGCTGTATAATGTCTCATATTATGTCTTTTGCTggagggaaataaaaaaaaaaaacacacacaactcCGTTGTTAGATTATCTCACTAATTCATACCTTCATGTTTAGCTTGCTCAACACTTTGGCCCTGGAGAAGATGCCAAATGGGATCTTATTGATGCGGTTGTGCTCCATGTTGAGGGTGTAAATGGTGGCGAACTGCAAAGGCCCCCCTACAGGGTACGACTGGAAGCAGTTCCTCGCTAGCGTCAGACTCGTCAGCTTTACCAAACTTGACAGCAGCCCCTAGTCGTTTAAAAAAGACCAGAATAATTAAGATTATGCTAACTTATCGAAATTTATTATATATTGATTGATAgcattatgtagattaacaaaaaATCCCCAACATAAAGAATAAAGCTACAGAATATTTTTGACAAGCAGGACAATGATGCAAACATTGCCATACATTAAGGACTGGTGCAGAGGGACCAGCACTCTTGATACAAAACTAGCAGTATCCATTTAGAATTTTTAACAACATTgcatgaaacaagcatcctttttCATATTTAAATTTACAACAACACTTACTTCTGGcaacattgaaatgttgttgttttcaagGTTTAGCTCCTCCAGTTCCCGACACTTGGCTAACAATCTGGGGATCGCTGACAATCGATTATATCGCAGACCTAAACGAGTTATGCTTGCTAAATTGCCTAAAAAAAATAAAGCATTGTTTACTCACTGCACATTTACCAAACCCCCAAATTAGAAAGGATAAACAAGGTTAGACTGTTAACGTTGTTTAGGAAACACCCAAAACTAAAATATACCAAACCCGTGTATTCATAGTCTAATTCTACCTATAGTCTCTGGCAGGTCCAAGAGTTCGTTGTGCTGCAGGTCCAGGTTGGTTATTTGTGTGCAATTTCCAATCTCCTTTGGTAGATGTTCCAACTGATTATGGGCAACATCCAGGGTTATGAGGCTGCATAGCTCCCCTGCAAAGATTCACAACTTCAGCCATATTTTAAATGAAGAAAGATGCATATCCACAAATCGTTCAGTACAGTCATGTCATTCTAGTACCAAAAAAAGAAACACAACATCATGTTGAAATAACCAAAAGCAAAAGGCTACGTACTTGAAAAGCACCTACTGTTCTCTACGCAGGTTTACTTACCTATCTCTGCAGGCAGCTGCTTAATCTTGTTCTCGCGGATGCTCAGCGTGGTGAGCTTGGACAGGTTTCGAATGTCCTTCTCCACTGTTGTGATGCGATTGAAACGCAGGTAGAGCTTGACCAGAGACGTCAGCCGATAGACGACGGGTGGAATCTCTCTGAGCTTGTTGTGCCGCAGGTCAAGCATTCGGAGATTCTTCAGGGAGTCCAAGGAATCAGGCAAACTGGTCAAGGAGTTTTCGCTGAGCGCTAAAGTGACCAGGCCTGATAGGCAACCCACCTCAGCTGGTAGGCTCTGTAGTTTGTTGCTGTACAAGTAGAGTTCTAGCAACTGAGTCGGCTCCTTTATGCAGGGGGGCAAACTCTGCAGGGACCGTTTAGAGAGGTCCAGTCTCTCAGACTTCTCCTCCCGACACTTATTGACATCTTTAGTGACTTCTGCGTTACTAGATTTCTTGCGTCCACCTTGTGCCGGGTTTGGCCGCTTAATTGTATTGTCAACAGAGAAGGCAACACCAGGTGTTGAGCTGCTTGTGTCCTTCCTTCCTTCTTTGGCATCTTTCCCTTTGGTCTTTGTTTCTTTGCCACCGTCTTTGACTAAGCTGGCTAGAGCCTTGGCCTCCTTTTCCCTTTCTTTACCTGTCAGACCGCCTTTGGGGTCCTTTTCTTTTGAATCTATTTCTTTGCCTAAAGTACTACTCATGTTGACGTTATTAGAACCCTAGTAGAGATACTCTTGGGACTCTCATCAGGTTACTTATTTAGAAACAAAGGGGCAAAGGTAGTCGAGGACTCTTTCATAAACATCCCCACGCAGACCAACACATTTATTATCACCCAAAAAAAAATAAAGGCTCGATGATCCAATCGTCTGGTGATTATGTGTTCCTTTGCTAAAATGGCATACGGGAAATAATCCTTTGAAGAAGGTGATTTGTGGCATTCGTGGGGCTCATACTTGAGTCTTTGAACTCCACAAAATCCCTGAACTTTTTTATGGAAGTTCTTTCAGGCTTGGTCAAATCCCTCCAAAACTGCTGTAGAGAAAAGGAAAATACATTGTGTTAACATCTCCAGTTTGATTTCTAGACTTTATGGATTTTCTTAGCATGACACAAAAAAGCTGGTTCCTCAAAAAAGTGTCTTGTTTTATATTCAGGAAATTATGGCCAGGTGATCCTCGTTTACATTTTCTTTGACAAAAAAAGtacatattttttaaataaaaagtcgTTCTGTGTCCCAGCTTCATCTCTGACCTACTCTGTAACCATCAGACACAAGAACAACACAGCTTACATGTTTGTGTTTGAACAGAAGATGCTACAAAACATTGTGGCTCAAATACAGCAAAACCTCAGCATCACATCAATGAGCAGACAAGGCTAGACAAGGCCCTCAGATTCACCTTTCTCGTCCTCTTCCTCGTGTGTGTAGCTTTCCTGGGGATAATCCAAGGCAATTTTTCAGTTTTTAGTGTAATAACAACACTGTGCCACAGACTTAGTGCTGACAGCTTTCTGAGTTAGTTTCTCTATTTTGGGTAAATAGAGATATTTCTAAACACCGTGCTGTGTTTACGAGAATATTTAAGAAACCAGTAGAAAGATCACTTGACAAAACTGCATATACAAGTGAACAGACCCTGTAGACTTTTCCAGATCAAGAGTTAAGGTACCAAAAATAAATTCAGCCCATCTTCATTGCAATAAACAAACATGGCCTGGGCCTTTTAACCTTTCTCACCCAAAAAGAAACACAGAAACAAAATGCAAGTCTTTAGGGACCTTACATTGTGAAAGGACATGTTTGTTTAATCTGTGGACTCCTGTACATTGAGCTCTTCAGCACACGCtacgctgaggagaggggggtttGGCTCGAGATATGAGCTATGAGAAAAGGTTGGGACTGCTGAGAGTAATCTTTGGAAGTGGCCTTCAAAGCATAAAGTTTCCACCTAAACAGGTCGCGTGACCTTTTGGGTTAAAATGTTCAGTCAAAAGAGGCTTTTCCTACCTGACAGCACGTCGTACACTATTGTTTAGAATAAAAGACATCTGTGCTCTTTTTGCTTATCGTGAATAATTAGCATATCTGATGGCTGTAATAGACACACATGCAAACTGAGTTATTACTTACAAATAACTGAGATTATCCAGACCAACCCAACTGCTGGAGCCATGTAAACTCAGCTATGTGACCCACTTCCTTATACGGCTGTAGTCTTTGTCCCTCTCCTGGCACATAGCTGCTGTTTAAACAAGGATATTTAGGAACCTTTTACTAATACCTAATAAAAGACTACGGTGTTCCTGTTCAAGTGGGTAAGGATTTTCTTCTAACAAATTTTTATTTGTGgcaaagaagaaaaaatctttttATAAAGAACCTCTAAAGATgagaatcacaaggcgcttcacaagagcaaaaatttcaaataaaaaatatattaaattgGGAATagtaaaaattgtgataaaaaaatatgaggaaagagaaaatgataagttgatcccaggaaaggcagaaCAAGCTGAATGAGGAGATGGTAGAGATGAAGATTATGACATTATGATCATCACGTATAGAAAGTCCCTGTTCACGGATGAATTTTGTGCTTTTTAAAAGCGTCGGCATCTAACAAATATTAAACTGAACAGATCAACAACTGGTCTTAGGCTTAAAAGAAAAATCACAGCTTCCTGCAAATTAACTTCATGTTAAATTTTAACACTAAAATAGATGCAAACCGGTAACAAGAGAAAGCATTTTATATTTTCTAAAAAAGGTTCTAAGAGTGGGATTGTTACTCAAAattttattatatattaatgatttATATATTATTTAAAACTGGCATTAGCTCGGTTATTACAGGTGCAGTATGCATATTGAGTTAATTATGGTACATACTACACAACTAAAACACAAAGTCTGTGTTGGTATGCATTTTATACCCAAAAAATTGATACACTCTAGTATACTTAAAAAAAATCCTCGAGCATTGACACAGCATTAATCctacggcccaaccaagacatgcTTTTAGCTATTTAACCAGCAAAAGTTGAGAAACAATGGAGAATTAAATCAACCCATTAATTGTGTTTGGTATGGAGGAGTTATAGTTCTGTTTAAGGCTAAACTCATTATTTGTGTTTTAATCAGAGACATGCAAAATCCAAATGTGCCATGTATCTTTTTACATCCCTAACTGTGCATCACACCAAATAATCAGAAAGTGTGCATCATGTTTGGAAGAGTTCATATAAAAAAATTTAACTAAAGGAGTTTTTGCTCATAATCTTGAATTACACAATCAACATGTAAGGGATCTAGCAGCACTTTTGTCATTAAATGAATTAAGACCCACTCTTCATGCAAGCATCAGGCTCACCTAAAATACAGTTTCTCAGAAAAAGCTAATGTGTGTCCATCAACACTACCGCAGAACCACCATAAAGAGCTGCTTGGACTTCCCACATACACACTAATGAAGTTTCCATTAAGGATATCTTGGGCCCATCATTTAGTTCAATTCTGCAGTTCTCGTTTGCTTATCCGTTTCACAGcctttctgataaaaaaaaataaaataaactaagctAGTCATCAAATTCTGGTCCTGGAGCGTAATTGTTCTGCATGTCTAGCAGTTTCTTtgcaccaacacacctgattcagtggtttaatcacctctTCATCGTGTCCTCTCAAGGTCTTCAAAACTAGGTGTACTGGTGCAAACAGTAAACATGCATGTAGTTGCCTACATGGACCAAGATTGAGGAGCCCTAAAATAAGATAATCAGAAAACAGGAATGAGTTTATCTGGAGGGATTTAACTGATTTCCAGCAAAAGTGTCCACATTTGTAAGAGATCCCACAAATGTTAATACAAGAAAATAAGTAGGCCTTTCAGTCTTACAGACTGTGTGAGATACCAGCTAATAATAATTGCAAAACAAAACGTAAGCTAGCAGGGACTGCTAACCCCAACTCCACATGACCCATGATTGCTACGTGTGCAGAAGACAAAATTCTTAGAAGCAGAGAGATTACCGACAAATCTGTAGCAACCAGGTCGAGAAGTCAAGTCGCCTTTAGGGGTTAATTTATTTACCCAACAATGGGCCAGAAATAGAAAATGAGACGGTAacaaactgtgtgatcgctgatctACAGGTAATAAAGCGTTATATCTAAAGTGCTCGAGTTCAGGCTAAAACATGTCTGGTTTTCATCAAACCACCCACGGGATTAAGGGATTAATACAAAGATCTACAACTACGTGTGAAAACGAAGATAGAATATTATGacgaaaaaaaaaagaaccacaaTCGCCAAGGCTGAAAAAAGACTGACAAGAAGGGAGGAAACAACAACAGCTAAGCTAAACGTCAACACCACATCAAACGTCAATTCTGCCAGACAGCTAGCCTCCTAACGTCAAGCTAGCTGGCAATTTAGCCTACAAGCTAACGATTATAACGACTCTCCTTCTCAGCAGAGGAAGTGTAACGTCACTTTGAAGAACATTATggaacacattttttttaaagcAACGTTTTCCCTCAACGACTCACATATGCATCCGGAGCAGGGTTGTGTTTAACGTAGGCCCGAACGGAGAGGCTGAGCGACCGGGCCGTCCATCGCGAGTTTGGCCGAGAAAAGAAATCTGTGCTGCGGACAGCTGAGCTCAGGCAGCTCACTCCCCAACAAGAACAGTCAGCGAGAGGCGGCTGGTGTGCGGCGCCGAGCGGCTACAAGATACGTGCGAAGCAGCTAGAACGCGGAATCAGAACGCCGCTTCCGTAAAGGAAACGAGTGGAAGAGGGTTAAGAAAAAAAGCGAAAACACACAGAAAAACAGCGGCCATTCCGAAGCTGAACAAAAGAGTACGTTCGTATTCGTCACCACCAAAAAGACACATTAGCGCCGAACTCACCGTCACGTCAGGCGGACTGGCTTACTGCCTGTTGGGTGTCGATAGCGCCTCGCTAAGAGCATAAAAACGTCCACTGTTAACGAGGTTTAAAAAAAACGGATTTACCTTCAGAGGTGTGACTCCGCCATCCGAGCTGCTTCCTCCTCTTTTCTTACACTGCTGCTGGTCTTCTCCCTCCCTCTCCGGCCACCAAACTGCGTCATTCGCACGCCGAGCCAATGTTATCACGAGACTTTCAAACGCAACCAGTTCTTATGTATTACGAACGCTCCAGTTTATTACACGGTTACTACAACTTTTCTGGAGGTAATTACAGCAGAAAAAATTAAGTCGGAAAATAATAACACAAATTATCACAAGATTATAATAACCGTGAAAAGCTTTGTGTCGTGGTTCAAATATAATCAATAATGACAAAAAATACGAATTCAACCAATTTTACAACTTGTTAATATTTTTAACAAACGAGtgatgacagacagacaggtaaATGTTATGTTAAAATTACTTGTGAGCACCAAAATTGGGTCAGATTTACACTGCTTGCTTGCCTGCATGACTGCAAAACGATGAGGATGTAATTTAAAAAAGGGACTTAGATACTTCACGTAGACTAAAAAGATACCAATGATAGAAAAAGCTCATCATCCAGCTGAAGGTCTGTCAAAACTGAACTGGTGTTGAGGTAAGGATGAACCAGAGATAAATGGGCTAATGTCTCTCAATGACAAAACAGTAGTTGCACCATCTCATCTGAGGGTTCAGTTAACAGTAAAACCCATTTCTGACGTTGCATCACAAATGTCTGAGATAAAACACCTATGCTTACCCTTTGGACATGAAATTAGCCAAGCAAAAGCACATTCTTTGTTCAGATGAGAAGATGAttggaattaattaaacatgttcTGTCTCAGAATTATTGAGCAAAAGCATCAGACCAGCAgaacaaacccaccaccccatgaAAACAGACTATTTTAGTACAGCACATATTTG is drawn from Nothobranchius furzeri strain GRZ-AD chromosome 4, NfurGRZ-RIMD1, whole genome shotgun sequence and contains these coding sequences:
- the shoc2 gene encoding leucine-rich repeat protein SHOC-2, which encodes MSSTLGKEIDSKEKDPKGGLTGKEREKEAKALASLVKDGGKETKTKGKDAKEGRKDTSSSTPGVAFSVDNTIKRPNPAQGGRKKSSNAEVTKDVNKCREEKSERLDLSKRSLQSLPPCIKEPTQLLELYLYSNKLQSLPAEVGCLSGLVTLALSENSLTSLPDSLDSLKNLRMLDLRHNKLREIPPVVYRLTSLVKLYLRFNRITTVEKDIRNLSKLTTLSIRENKIKQLPAEIGELCSLITLDVAHNQLEHLPKEIGNCTQITNLDLQHNELLDLPETIGNLASITRLGLRYNRLSAIPRLLAKCRELEELNLENNNISMLPEGLLSSLVKLTSLTLARNCFQSYPVGGPLQFATIYTLNMEHNRINKIPFGIFSRAKVLSKLNMKDNQLTSLPLDFGTWTSMVELNLATNQLTKIPEDVSGLIAIEVLILSNNLLKKLPQGIGNLKKLRELDLEENKLECLPNEIAYLKDLQKLVLTNNQLTTLPRGIGHLISLTHLGLGENLLQHLPEEIGTLENLEELYLNDNPNLHSLPFELALCSKLSIMSIENCPLTHLPPQIVAGGPSFIIQFLKMQGPYRAMV